In Hallerella succinigenes, the following are encoded in one genomic region:
- a CDS encoding ATP-dependent DNA helicase: MEETILNEIPKSSELNQKLLTMLEHFQKDLNALDAKQIFAAYFALLDDGSSCVTLDAEALIAKCEKKWKLPFSNDLKTIFEKGCGQILNGELSQIVTFVQNDNEIVKTPFVLEESSKSLFASKYWTAKNVILKTFDASSGIFTQNAPKESEEDVKRYVKSVLRKGSPIELKTAQAQAILRGQNSNLLITGGPGTGKTTVVLFLLWKLLSDHDDMRDWNLYFAAPSGKAANRLKESLDLSEINPELLNNESAGLIVEKFKNAEGLTMHRLLKYNAGKNAFTFNENNPFPDNSIFVIDEASMIDISLFASFLKALPKDPSKFRLFILGDKDQLPSVNAGAVLGEVLGKYPQYMVELLESNRFQDDSKMGRFAHAIQKDSFEDCEKSLAECGDFQKWDAAKKFWPAESSRMNFVSFDENIPKKQLQEMLSQWVSAYCAALPILAKEVNPSEEAPKGSREWDARECLWKRAEQARILSAERRGLFGVESLNRMVRNAIRSIPELEIPYSTYFAGEILMFNRNQNMMKLFNGDSGVVVKKDGVDYLMIKKDENFVCYQLALFPSDCLESAFAITIHKSQGSGYENILMFLPPETGHPLLNRQILYTGVTRTKVTRKYGADKASFVETGTLTLVSDLDHLKEAQQTVLERDTGIYSA; encoded by the coding sequence ATGGAAGAAACGATTTTGAATGAAATTCCAAAAAGTTCGGAATTGAATCAAAAACTTTTGACGATGCTCGAACATTTTCAAAAGGATTTAAACGCTCTGGATGCAAAACAGATTTTTGCTGCTTACTTTGCGCTTCTGGATGACGGCAGTAGCTGTGTGACTTTAGACGCAGAGGCTTTGATTGCCAAGTGCGAAAAGAAATGGAAGCTCCCGTTTTCAAACGATCTGAAAACGATTTTTGAAAAAGGTTGTGGACAGATTTTAAACGGTGAACTTTCGCAAATCGTGACTTTTGTGCAGAACGACAACGAAATCGTTAAAACGCCTTTCGTCCTGGAAGAAAGTTCCAAGTCTCTTTTTGCGAGCAAGTACTGGACGGCAAAAAATGTCATCCTCAAAACCTTTGACGCTTCGAGCGGTATCTTTACGCAGAATGCACCGAAGGAATCCGAGGAAGATGTCAAACGTTATGTGAAGAGCGTTTTGCGAAAAGGCTCCCCGATTGAATTGAAAACGGCCCAGGCTCAAGCGATTCTGCGCGGGCAAAATTCCAACTTGCTGATTACAGGCGGTCCTGGCACCGGCAAAACGACCGTGGTGCTGTTTTTGCTGTGGAAGCTCCTTTCGGATCATGACGATATGCGGGATTGGAACCTTTATTTTGCGGCGCCGAGCGGTAAGGCGGCAAACCGTTTAAAGGAAAGCTTGGACCTTTCGGAAATCAATCCGGAGCTTTTGAACAACGAGTCCGCGGGTTTAATCGTCGAAAAGTTCAAAAACGCTGAAGGCCTTACCATGCACCGTTTGCTCAAATACAATGCGGGCAAGAACGCCTTTACGTTTAATGAGAACAATCCCTTCCCCGATAATTCGATTTTTGTAATCGACGAAGCGAGCATGATCGACATTTCGTTGTTCGCATCTTTCCTGAAAGCACTTCCAAAGGATCCTTCTAAGTTCAGACTTTTTATTTTGGGCGATAAGGACCAGCTGCCTTCGGTGAACGCGGGCGCGGTCCTTGGCGAAGTGCTCGGCAAATATCCGCAGTACATGGTGGAACTTTTGGAGTCGAACCGTTTCCAAGACGATTCTAAAATGGGACGCTTTGCGCATGCGATTCAAAAGGATTCTTTTGAAGATTGTGAAAAGTCTCTTGCAGAATGTGGAGACTTCCAAAAATGGGATGCTGCGAAAAAGTTCTGGCCTGCAGAAAGTTCACGGATGAACTTTGTTTCGTTCGACGAGAATATTCCTAAAAAGCAGCTGCAAGAAATGCTTTCGCAGTGGGTAAGTGCATATTGCGCTGCGCTTCCGATACTTGCAAAAGAAGTGAATCCGAGCGAGGAAGCGCCAAAAGGTTCTCGGGAATGGGACGCTCGGGAATGCCTATGGAAACGTGCCGAACAGGCGCGCATCCTTTCGGCAGAACGCCGAGGGCTTTTTGGCGTGGAATCGTTGAACCGGATGGTTCGCAACGCGATCCGCTCGATTCCGGAACTTGAAATTCCATACAGCACCTACTTCGCCGGTGAAATTCTCATGTTCAATCGCAATCAGAATATGATGAAGCTTTTCAACGGCGACTCGGGCGTTGTCGTGAAAAAAGATGGCGTCGATTATCTGATGATCAAAAAGGATGAGAACTTTGTCTGTTATCAGCTCGCGCTCTTCCCCAGCGATTGTTTGGAATCCGCTTTTGCGATCACCATTCACAAATCGCAGGGTTCGGGCTATGAAAATATCCTCATGTTCTTGCCACCAGAAACGGGCCATCCGCTGTTGAACCGTCAGATCCTTTATACGGGTGTGACACGTACCAAGGTGACACGCAAATACGGAGCGGATAAAGCCTCTTTTGTGGAAACGGGAACGCTGACTCTGGTGAGCGATTTGGATCACTTGAAGGAAGCGCAGCAGACGGTTCTTGAACGCGATACGGGGATCTATAGCGCCTAA
- a CDS encoding UvrD-helicase domain-containing protein codes for MAENKAFNIDEFKLNQNLFIEASAGTGKTFTIRKIVAKLVKEGVPLSKILLVTYTEKAAGELRDRIRQEMEECGLPGDVDSATIGTIHSFCKKTLHDFAVESKVPFDMKMTDDSAIENKVDALIRDVWEEELNQVDFSLDEIRTALIDSVKKYDGTQTLRDQFATDLKEYRGLNPKFDLNLQILQDHAGESFTIQRECSGVVTEAQKTVSEMLEKVEANLEANVKWSGINAGSRFGKRTVAADSPEVVEATNYFRNPEINLMDADKAAKFRFVLKKLKEVHEEYQADKLSNKQQSFNDMILLVQKAVLEKNSTLCRKLREMYRYAIIDEFQDTNQAQWDIFKTVFLNSGSNNLIVVGDPKQSIYSFQNADLNVYFNAIHSPGFEGRSLGVNYRSTNAMIHACNEMFKAPFFGDSEKAIPFNASLAPSESSASNPEIPSPTFDGQVLKPVSIVKGSAEEFARYAAQKIAEFCEKDSNGKTRLQVFHKEDQTFRNVKFSDIALLGRSRTELAEMESVLALSGIPFARYKDANLFKGRECQQWLALFRAVDAPDFSGRNRAILNTALVSDFFRISFVDLETKKWEDPRNPILLLFAKWRTLVKKFRWAELQESIYGETQIDKFLCESSKLQSFAKVKQIGMYAFDYLYNNRVSLDELIHHLEGLTSNSEDADEDDGNLVSKGSDLDAVQLMTIHASKGLQFPVVISLAGNKGKYAQAPGPFVYTDAEKRRIFGLDDESKKTRQAEELEEWRRLLYVDYTRAEALLIAPLYSHWFDDNGNLKGDFVFLAQAEMSLPEEWKESVDATDLEWNRNALKSRVDAILQTADSETKTFAKVPEEGEEEHRQRILALDQSLGEKSIFPYSYSSLSGHGDTDDVTKDGSRENQEDGDTDDVKPLKIDLDPVRVLPFAPTETVPALETVEGFPKGRLLGNAMHAVFEKMDFERSDNWVSEDAVLNDSAFRALIAEQFQDQGYEIQSKPEWISQMAKFIYHTMNATLPEIHGSRSMGKNFALKELPKKDRLSEMEFHLKANDLDMDLHQFCKGFMDVLFVRGDYFSILDWKSDVIPNYGVMNAEGDGTQTTVDKRYAVQRVLYSYCLIQWLKSFGTFGDSEEEIFEKHFGGVYYVFARGCRSGETAGLYAQTWKNYEDLKKEYLVLKKMMRA; via the coding sequence ATGGCGGAAAATAAGGCTTTTAATATTGATGAATTTAAGTTGAACCAGAACCTTTTTATAGAAGCTTCGGCGGGAACAGGCAAGACTTTTACCATTCGAAAAATTGTGGCAAAACTGGTGAAAGAAGGCGTTCCTCTTTCCAAAATTTTGCTCGTGACCTATACGGAAAAGGCGGCTGGAGAATTGCGTGACCGCATCCGCCAAGAAATGGAAGAATGCGGATTGCCCGGCGATGTGGATAGCGCAACCATCGGAACCATCCATTCTTTTTGTAAAAAAACATTGCACGATTTTGCAGTCGAATCTAAAGTGCCTTTCGACATGAAAATGACGGACGATTCTGCGATTGAAAATAAAGTCGATGCCTTGATTCGAGACGTTTGGGAAGAAGAATTGAACCAGGTCGATTTTTCGTTGGATGAAATCCGTACTGCACTGATCGATTCTGTGAAAAAGTATGATGGGACTCAAACGTTGCGCGATCAGTTTGCGACGGATCTGAAGGAATATCGAGGGTTGAATCCGAAATTCGATTTGAATTTGCAGATTCTGCAAGATCATGCCGGGGAATCTTTTACCATTCAAAGAGAGTGTTCCGGAGTAGTGACGGAAGCGCAAAAAACGGTTTCGGAAATGCTCGAAAAAGTGGAAGCGAATCTCGAAGCGAATGTAAAGTGGTCGGGAATTAACGCGGGAAGTCGTTTTGGAAAGAGGACGGTTGCGGCGGATTCCCCGGAAGTTGTCGAAGCGACGAATTACTTTAGAAATCCCGAAATCAATTTGATGGACGCGGATAAAGCGGCCAAGTTCCGCTTTGTGCTCAAAAAATTAAAGGAAGTACACGAGGAGTATCAGGCGGATAAGCTTTCGAATAAGCAGCAGTCTTTTAACGATATGATTTTGCTTGTGCAAAAAGCGGTTCTCGAAAAGAATTCCACGCTTTGCCGTAAGCTGCGCGAAATGTACCGTTATGCGATTATCGATGAATTTCAGGATACGAATCAGGCGCAGTGGGATATTTTCAAAACGGTCTTTTTGAATTCCGGAAGCAACAATCTGATTGTGGTCGGCGATCCGAAACAGTCGATCTATTCGTTCCAGAATGCCGATTTGAATGTGTACTTTAATGCAATTCATTCACCGGGATTTGAAGGCCGTTCGCTGGGGGTGAATTACCGTTCGACGAATGCGATGATTCATGCGTGCAACGAAATGTTCAAGGCGCCTTTCTTTGGCGATTCGGAAAAGGCGATCCCTTTTAATGCGTCACTTGCACCGAGTGAAAGTTCTGCGTCGAATCCAGAAATTCCTTCGCCGACTTTCGATGGCCAGGTTCTAAAGCCGGTTTCGATTGTCAAAGGTTCTGCGGAAGAATTTGCCCGTTATGCGGCACAAAAAATTGCCGAATTCTGTGAAAAAGATTCGAACGGGAAAACGCGTTTGCAGGTTTTCCATAAAGAAGATCAGACGTTCCGGAATGTGAAATTTTCCGATATCGCACTTCTTGGCAGATCGCGCACGGAACTTGCAGAAATGGAATCGGTTCTTGCGCTTTCGGGAATTCCTTTTGCGCGGTATAAAGATGCGAACCTTTTTAAGGGGCGTGAATGTCAGCAATGGCTTGCGCTTTTCCGCGCGGTGGACGCTCCGGATTTTTCGGGCAGAAATCGTGCCATTTTGAATACGGCTTTGGTTTCGGACTTTTTCCGAATCTCTTTTGTGGATTTAGAAACCAAAAAATGGGAAGATCCGCGAAATCCGATTTTACTGCTCTTTGCCAAATGGAGAACTTTGGTGAAAAAATTCCGCTGGGCGGAATTGCAGGAAAGCATTTACGGCGAGACGCAAATCGACAAGTTCCTTTGTGAATCTTCCAAGCTGCAAAGCTTTGCGAAGGTCAAACAAATAGGCATGTACGCGTTTGATTATTTGTACAATAACCGTGTAAGCTTGGACGAACTGATTCACCATTTGGAAGGCCTGACGTCGAATTCGGAAGATGCCGATGAAGACGATGGAAATTTGGTTTCCAAGGGCAGCGATCTAGATGCGGTACAGTTGATGACGATTCACGCGTCAAAGGGATTGCAGTTCCCGGTGGTGATTTCACTTGCGGGAAACAAGGGCAAATACGCCCAGGCACCTGGACCTTTTGTTTATACGGATGCCGAAAAGCGGAGAATCTTCGGCTTGGATGACGAGTCCAAGAAGACGCGTCAGGCAGAAGAACTCGAAGAATGGCGCCGCTTGCTGTATGTGGATTATACTCGTGCAGAAGCTTTGCTGATCGCGCCGTTATACTCTCATTGGTTTGATGATAACGGAAATCTGAAGGGGGATTTCGTGTTCCTCGCTCAGGCGGAAATGTCGCTTCCCGAAGAATGGAAAGAAAGCGTGGATGCGACGGATTTGGAATGGAATCGCAACGCCTTAAAGTCTCGTGTGGATGCGATTTTGCAGACCGCCGATTCCGAAACAAAAACGTTTGCGAAGGTGCCGGAGGAAGGCGAAGAAGAACATCGGCAAAGAATTTTAGCCTTGGACCAAAGCCTGGGTGAAAAAAGCATTTTCCCGTATTCGTATAGCTCTCTATCCGGTCACGGCGATACAGACGATGTGACGAAAGACGGCTCCCGTGAAAATCAGGAAGACGGTGACACGGACGATGTAAAACCTTTGAAAATCGACTTGGATCCGGTGCGCGTTCTGCCCTTTGCTCCCACCGAAACCGTTCCTGCTTTGGAAACCGTCGAAGGATTCCCCAAGGGACGTTTGCTCGGTAATGCGATGCACGCCGTTTTTGAAAAGATGGATTTTGAACGGAGCGATAACTGGGTAAGTGAAGATGCTGTCTTGAATGATTCTGCGTTCCGGGCTTTGATTGCGGAACAGTTTCAAGATCAAGGCTATGAAATCCAGAGTAAGCCGGAATGGATTTCTCAGATGGCAAAATTCATTTATCATACGATGAATGCGACCCTCCCGGAAATCCACGGTTCCCGTTCGATGGGAAAGAACTTTGCTTTGAAGGAACTTCCGAAAAAGGATCGTTTGTCAGAAATGGAATTCCATTTGAAGGCGAATGATCTGGACATGGATTTGCACCAGTTCTGCAAAGGGTTTATGGACGTGCTTTTTGTGCGCGGTGATTACTTCTCCATTTTGGACTGGAAGTCCGATGTAATCCCGAATTACGGCGTGATGAATGCAGAAGGGGACGGAACGCAGACGACGGTTGACAAACGCTATGCGGTGCAACGGGTGCTGTATTCTTACTGCCTCATTCAATGGCTAAAATCTTTTGGTACGTTCGGCGATTCGGAAGAAGAAATCTTTGAAAAACATTTTGGTGGCGTTTATTACGTGTTTGCTCGTGGTTGCCGTTCGGGAGAAACGGCGGGCTTGTATGCGCAAACGTGGAAAAACTACGAAGATTTGAAAAAAGAATATTTGGTTTTGAAAAAGATGATGAGGGCGTAA
- a CDS encoding AbiH family protein: protein MKKLFIIGNGFDLHHNVPCSYDDYKVYLKNNGLERVVDFYDRNYLPFDLPEEYTKIHKGLEECHGDRKKYGTILAKNYWLLPKLNTWRCLEAMLGYVNGISDGPTAINFAKNITTKISDWMKDEINTKIPKKSRLKMPTSDAFYLTFNYTETLEKSCNIPSEFVNHIHNKVGQQLIFGHANYEAIQDTMQPISVYSTGNPIIDNVLQKTAASFNANKYMEKYYKACLKDVNQIAQSNRAYFESLAGLKQIYVLGHSLSSVDYVYFNEIDKIAPNAKWFICYYDESSKEDIEETAVFQQIKNKVEFITWKDVDSMFGPWYIRIPYKIMKLFKH from the coding sequence ATGAAAAAACTCTTTATCATTGGCAATGGATTTGATTTACATCATAATGTACCCTGCTCTTATGACGATTATAAAGTCTATTTGAAGAATAATGGTCTGGAGAGGGTTGTAGATTTTTACGACCGCAATTATCTTCCTTTTGATTTGCCGGAAGAATACACAAAAATTCATAAGGGCTTAGAGGAATGTCATGGAGATAGAAAAAAATATGGAACGATATTGGCGAAAAATTATTGGTTATTGCCTAAGCTGAATACATGGCGTTGCTTAGAAGCTATGTTAGGATATGTAAATGGAATTTCTGATGGTCCTACTGCTATAAATTTTGCGAAAAACATAACAACTAAGATTTCTGATTGGATGAAAGATGAAATAAATACAAAAATTCCAAAGAAAAGTAGATTAAAAATGCCCACAAGTGACGCATTCTACTTAACATTCAATTATACGGAAACTTTAGAAAAAAGTTGTAATATCCCGTCAGAGTTTGTTAATCATATTCATAATAAGGTCGGTCAACAACTAATTTTTGGTCATGCTAATTATGAGGCCATTCAAGATACGATGCAGCCGATTTCAGTTTATTCTACGGGGAATCCCATTATTGATAATGTATTGCAAAAAACTGCCGCGTCTTTTAACGCGAACAAATATATGGAAAAGTATTATAAAGCATGTTTAAAGGATGTAAATCAAATAGCACAGAGCAATAGGGCTTATTTTGAATCCTTAGCCGGATTGAAGCAGATTTACGTTCTGGGGCATTCGTTAAGTAGTGTTGATTATGTGTATTTTAATGAAATAGATAAAATTGCTCCAAATGCTAAATGGTTTATTTGTTATTATGACGAAAGCTCAAAGGAAGATATTGAGGAAACGGCCGTGTTTCAACAAATAAAGAATAAAGTCGAGTTTATAACGTGGAAGGATGTTGATTCTATGTTTGGACCTTGGTATATTCGGATTCCGTATAAAATAATGAAATTATTCAAACATTAA
- a CDS encoding sialidase family protein, with protein MQILKSLTPFAVKLGFGFALGLGLCSQASAVEDYVWGNVRFDGGGFVSAVIFHPKSENVLYARTDVGGLYRFDFANNRWIPLMDWISQTDVGLYGTEAFALDPTDPKRIYVLAGTGYFSDGRTAVLRSEDFGATWDTSYVEMLAHGNGMGRQTGEKLAVDPNMPKIILCGSRSKGVYKSTDYGKTWTSLYEVALSSATGSSLNGVNGVSFVMFDPAQGKLSDGSTATIYIGISETAKSLQVSHDGGATWKAVEGAPEGLMPHRAKIVDGNMYITFADGPGPYNISRGGVFKYNIASGTWTDITPYDDNKKEDGSIVHEKNGCSYGGIAIDPKDSKHIVVSTLGQYTGRHLFKDGTENYGDRIYVTTDGGANWTFGQHYDDGVNMDENGNNWIHGNAIHWAGSVEFDPFDSKKVWVTSGNGIFQTDDITSKVPVWKFQSVGIEETVPLDIVSIPDGPLVTAIGDYDGAAYTNIEESTPRHTPIIGTTESMAYAPLSGTLLRTGVITKYYTYESINYNVMYRSDDLGKTWDSVKTTLKGGKGLVVLSADGKVMLHRPDQSATVYRSDDNGATWEAVETGTQTQYSRIVADPVDPNVFYVVGSMGTLYKSTDAAKTFVEQPARLQNEQAGEYYNGGGLIRTVPGKEGHLWVPMDQAQVWQPKGFTEYGLAYTEDGGASWNRCEGASTAIAVGVGMAKEDADYETIFIWGAAKSGDPIGIYRSTDKCKTFERINDDAHQYGGPGNGNFVVGDMNHFGVVYMSTVGRGLVVGAPKGSILPIPTIRMQESSIVSMQLSARNLRVSGPSESLLLLFDAQGKLCLQQRIGPNSEVSLEKLPAGKVLARVISKDGKALHHQSLTLR; from the coding sequence ATGCAGATTTTAAAATCTTTAACTCCGTTTGCCGTAAAGCTGGGCTTTGGCTTTGCTTTAGGTCTTGGTTTGTGCTCGCAGGCTTCTGCTGTAGAAGATTACGTGTGGGGTAACGTTCGTTTTGACGGTGGCGGTTTCGTTTCCGCAGTCATATTTCACCCCAAGTCCGAAAACGTGCTTTATGCCCGCACCGACGTGGGCGGCTTGTACCGCTTCGATTTTGCGAACAATAGGTGGATTCCGCTGATGGATTGGATTAGCCAGACAGACGTGGGCCTTTACGGTACCGAAGCCTTTGCCTTGGACCCCACCGACCCCAAGCGCATCTATGTTTTGGCTGGTACCGGCTACTTTAGCGACGGGCGTACCGCCGTACTCCGGAGTGAAGACTTTGGCGCCACCTGGGACACCAGCTACGTAGAAATGTTGGCTCATGGAAACGGCATGGGCCGCCAGACCGGTGAAAAACTTGCGGTAGATCCGAATATGCCAAAAATTATCCTTTGTGGAAGCCGTTCCAAAGGCGTATATAAAAGTACGGACTACGGAAAAACGTGGACAAGCTTGTATGAAGTTGCGCTTTCTTCTGCGACGGGAAGCAGCCTGAATGGCGTGAACGGGGTGAGCTTTGTCATGTTTGACCCGGCTCAGGGAAAGCTTTCCGACGGAAGTACCGCTACGATTTACATTGGTATTTCGGAAACGGCAAAGAGTTTGCAGGTGAGCCACGATGGTGGCGCTACATGGAAAGCCGTTGAGGGAGCTCCGGAAGGATTGATGCCGCACCGTGCAAAAATTGTAGATGGCAATATGTACATTACTTTTGCCGATGGTCCGGGACCTTACAATATTTCTCGTGGAGGAGTTTTCAAGTACAACATCGCTTCGGGAACGTGGACAGATATCACTCCGTATGATGACAATAAAAAAGAAGACGGCTCGATTGTCCATGAAAAAAATGGCTGCTCCTATGGCGGTATTGCGATTGACCCGAAGGATTCGAAGCACATTGTGGTTTCGACTCTTGGACAGTATACGGGTCGCCATCTGTTCAAGGATGGAACCGAAAATTATGGCGACCGCATTTATGTGACGACTGACGGCGGCGCCAATTGGACTTTTGGACAGCACTACGACGACGGTGTGAACATGGATGAAAATGGCAACAACTGGATCCATGGAAATGCGATCCACTGGGCCGGTTCCGTGGAATTCGATCCGTTTGACAGCAAAAAGGTTTGGGTCACAAGTGGTAACGGTATTTTCCAGACGGACGACATTACTTCCAAAGTTCCTGTGTGGAAATTCCAGTCTGTGGGCATTGAAGAAACGGTCCCGCTGGATATCGTGAGCATTCCGGACGGACCGCTTGTAACGGCGATCGGAGACTATGACGGCGCAGCTTACACGAATATCGAAGAAAGCACGCCGCGCCATACACCGATTATAGGAACGACGGAGAGTATGGCTTACGCACCGCTTTCAGGAACACTTCTCCGTACAGGAGTCATTACCAAGTATTACACTTATGAGTCCATCAATTACAACGTGATGTACCGCTCCGATGATCTGGGTAAAACTTGGGATTCCGTCAAGACAACGCTCAAAGGCGGCAAAGGCCTTGTTGTGCTTTCTGCAGATGGTAAGGTGATGCTTCACCGTCCGGATCAAAGTGCTACCGTTTATCGTTCCGATGATAACGGTGCTACTTGGGAAGCTGTAGAAACGGGAACTCAAACGCAATACTCTCGAATTGTAGCAGATCCGGTAGATCCGAACGTTTTCTATGTCGTCGGTTCCATGGGAACGCTTTATAAGTCTACCGATGCGGCCAAAACATTTGTGGAACAGCCGGCTCGTCTTCAAAATGAACAGGCGGGAGAATATTATAATGGTGGCGGTTTGATTCGCACTGTCCCGGGTAAGGAAGGTCACTTGTGGGTCCCGATGGACCAGGCTCAAGTTTGGCAACCGAAGGGATTTACGGAATACGGTCTTGCTTATACGGAAGATGGCGGCGCTTCTTGGAATCGTTGCGAAGGCGCAAGCACGGCGATTGCGGTTGGCGTTGGCATGGCGAAGGAAGATGCTGACTATGAAACCATCTTCATCTGGGGGGCTGCGAAGTCTGGAGATCCGATCGGCATTTACCGTTCGACGGACAAATGCAAAACCTTTGAACGCATCAATGACGATGCGCATCAGTATGGTGGCCCGGGCAACGGTAATTTTGTTGTCGGTGATATGAATCACTTTGGCGTCGTGTACATGAGCACGGTGGGCCGTGGACTTGTCGTAGGCGCTCCGAAGGGTTCCATTTTGCCGATCCCGACGATTCGGATGCAGGAATCTTCGATTGTGAGCATGCAACTTTCCGCCCGAAATTTACGGGTGAGTGGTCCGTCGGAAAGCTTGCTGCTCTTGTTTGATGCGCAAGGAAAGCTCTGTCTGCAGCAGCGGATCGGGCCGAATTCCGAAGTGTCCTTGGAAAAGCTCCCGGCGGGGAAGGTGCTCGCCCGTGTGATTTCAAAGGACGGAAAGGCGCTGCATCATCAGAGCTTGACTCTGCGGTAA
- a CDS encoding ATP-dependent DNA helicase has translation MHKSGLAPVPQRLYGRTFVRSEDFLCEKYFAGEILMFNRNQNMMKLFNGDSGVVVKKEGVDYLMIKKDENFVCYQLALFPSDCLESAFAITIHKSQGSGYKNVLMFLPQETGHPLLNRQILYTGVTRTKVTRKYGADKASFVETGTLTLVSDRELLKEAQQTVLERDTGIYSA, from the coding sequence ATGCACAAATCAGGATTAGCCCCAGTTCCGCAAAGGCTTTACGGACGTACTTTTGTGCGTAGCGAAGACTTCTTATGTGAAAAATACTTCGCCGGTGAAATTCTCATGTTCAATCGCAATCAGAATATGATGAAGCTTTTTAACGGTGACTCGGGCGTTGTCGTGAAAAAAGAGGGCGTCGATTATCTGATGATCAAAAAGGATGAGAACTTTGTCTGTTATCAGCTCGCGCTCTTCCCCAGCGATTGCTTGGAATCGGCATTCGCCATTACGATTCACAAGTCGCAAGGCTCGGGATACAAAAATGTTTTGATGTTCTTGCCACAAGAAACGGGCCATCCGCTGTTGAACCGTCAGATTCTTTATACGGGTGTCACGCGTACCAAGGTTACACGAAAATACGGAGCGGATAAAGCCTCTTTTGTGGAAACGGGAACGCTGACTCTGGTGAGCGATAGGGAGCTTTTGAAGGAAGCGCAGCAGACGGTTCTCGAACGCGATACGGGGATCTATTCTGCGTAA